One stretch of Rhinatrema bivittatum chromosome 8, aRhiBiv1.1, whole genome shotgun sequence DNA includes these proteins:
- the FZD9 gene encoding frizzled-9 has protein sequence METLHVKIVVSLLCQLMIAGSTLEIGSYDIERGREAKCELIEIPMCHGIGYNMTRMPNYMGHENQREAAIKLHEFAPLVEYGCHVHLRFFLCSLYAPMCTDQVSTSIPACKPMCEQARQKCAPIMEHFNFGWPESLDCSKLPTKNDPNALCMEAPENATGGETHKGQGMLPVAPRPRPSGAGEGRGQSTLGTCDNPEKFQYVEKSLTCAPKCSPGVDVYWSRADKDFAFIWMAVWSTLCFVSTAFTVLTFLLDPHRFQYPERPIIFLSMCYNVYSVAFIIRSVAGAENIACDRENGELYIIQEGLESTGCTIVFLILYYFGMASSLWWVILTLTWFLAAGKKWGHEAIESHSSYFHMAAWGIPAMKTIIILTMRKVTGDELTGLCYVGSMDVSALTGFVLIPLSCYLVIGTSFILTGFVALFHIRKIMKTGGTNTEKLEKLMVKIGVFSILYTVPATCVIVCYFYERLNMEYWDFRAAEHSCLSYPGKGNINCSLEASIPTMVVFMLKIFMSLVVGITCGIWVWSSKTLQTWQNLCNRKLGARTRGKPCGGVACNGTHCHYKAPTVMLHMTKTDSYLDSPTHV, from the coding sequence ATGGAAACTCTGCATGTGAAGATCGTGGTGTCCTTGCTGTGCCAGCTGATGATTGCCGGTTCCACCCTGGAGATTGGCTCTTACGACATTGAAAGGGGCAGAGAAGCCAAATGCGAGCTCATCGAGATCCCCATGTGTCACGGCATTGGCTACAACATGACCAGGATGCCCAATTACATGGGCCACGAGAACCAGAGGGAAGCTGCCATAAAGCTGCACGAGTTTGCACCGCTAGTGGAGTATGGGTGCCACGTCCATCTTCGGTTCTTCCTCTGCTCCCTCTATGCCCCTATGTGCACCGACCAGGTGTCCACGTCCATCCCTGCGTGCAAGCCCATGTGTGAACAGGCGAGGCAAAAATGCgccccaatcatggaacactttaaCTTTGGCTGGCCTGAATCCTTGGACTGCAGCAAATTGCCAACCAAAAACGACCCTAATGCATTATGTATGGAAGCACCTGAAAATGCCACCGGCGGAGAGACCCACAAGGGCCAAGGCATGCTCCCAGTGGCCCCGAGACCCCGGCCTTCGGGAGCTGGAGAGGGCAGGGGCCAGAGCACCCTGGGCACGTGTGACAACCCCGAAAAGTTTCAGTACGTGGAGAAGAGCCTCACGTGTGCCCCAAAGTGCTCCCCTGGAGTGGACGTGTACTGGTCCAGGGCTGACAAGGACTTTGCTTTCATATGGATGGCAGTGTGGTCCACCCTGTGCTTTGTATCCACTGCATTCACAGTGCTGACTTTTCTGCTGGACCCGCATAGATTCCAGTACCCAGAAAGACCAATCATCTTTCTTTCCATGTGCTACAACGTGTACTCTGTGGCATTCATTATTCGGTCGGTGGCGGGCGCTGAGAACATTGCCTGTGATCGGGAGAACGGCGAGCTCTACATTATCCAGGAGGGCCTGGAGAGCACAGGCTGCACCATCGTCTTCCTCATTCTCTATTACTTCGGCATGGCAAGTTCCCTTTGGTGGGTCATCCTgaccttgacctggttcctggcGGCAGGAAAGAAGTGGGGGCACGAGGCTATTGAATCCCACAGCAGCTATTTTCACATGGCAGCCTGGGGCATTCCGGCCATGAAGACCATCATCATCCTCACCATGAGAAAGGTGACTGGGGACGAGCTGACGGGGCTGTGCTATGTGGGCAGCATGGACGTCAGTGCCCTGACTGGTTTCGTCTTGATCCCGCTCTCCTGCTACCTGGTGATTGGAACATCCTTCATCCTGACTGGTTTTGTGGCGCTCTTCCACATCAGGAAGATCATGAAAACCGGGGGCACCAACACGGAGAAGCTGGAGAAACTGATGGTCAAGATTGGCGTCTTCTCCATCCTCTACACCGTGCCGGCCACTTGCGTCATCGTTTGCTACTTCTATGAGCGGCTGAATATGGAGTACTGGGACTTCCGAGCCGCGGAACACAGCTGCCTTTCCTACCCCGGGAAGGGCAACATCAACTGCTCCCTTGAGGCTTCTATACCCACCATGGTGGTTTTCATGCTGAAGATCTTCATGTCGCTGGTGGTCGGCATCACCTGTGGCATCTGGGTGTGGAGCTCCAAGACCTTGCAGACCTGGCAGAACTTGTGCAACAGAAAGCTGGGGGCAAGGACTAGAGGGAAACCTTGTGGGGGTGTCGCCTGCAATGGTACCCACTGCCACTACAAGGCGCCCACAGTCATGTTACATATGACAAAGACAGACTCTTACTTGGACAGCCCCACGCATGTATAG